A region of Pyxidicoccus parkwaysis DNA encodes the following proteins:
- the murJ gene encoding murein biosynthesis integral membrane protein MurJ — translation MTASTPEPVSPPPPPPPPPARPARPGGRGAVLVATGILASRLMGLVRERVFAHYLGNAEAAAVFKAALRIPNFLQNLFGEGVLSGSFIPVYAGLLGRDEAKEADRVAGAVFGLLSLITAIMVAAGMLATPLLVDLIAPGFEGHSRELAITVVRILFPGTGMLVLSAWCLGILNSHRRFLLSYLAPVVWNIVIIATLVIAGGRYTEDRLVEVLAYGVVLGCTLQFAVQVPSTLRLLGGFRPTLSLASDSVRQVLKNFGPVVLGRGVVQFSAWVDTAFATLISNRAVSSLLYAQTIYLIPVSLFGMAVSAAELPEMSRASGEGQDVAAKLRERIGNGARRIAFWVVPSAAAFLFLGDMVAAALLQTGRFNAADSRYLWYLLMGAAVGLVASTVGRLYSSAFYALKDPKTPLRYAIVRVSTGALGAWLLGLKLPGWVGLPEHLGAVGLTLAGGTVAWVEASLLRRKLVKQIGKVGVPDGLLPRLWLAAGVAGLVSLGIKLGLASLLGPMPGVAAEWGGTLLLPPRLHPVVGFLATAIPFGAVYFALAAALGVPEAGAVFRKVGRKLGLVR, via the coding sequence GTGACTGCCTCCACGCCCGAGCCCGTGTCTCCGCCGCCCCCGCCCCCGCCTCCGCCCGCCCGGCCGGCGCGCCCGGGAGGAAGGGGCGCGGTCCTCGTCGCCACCGGCATCCTTGCGTCCCGCCTCATGGGCCTGGTGCGCGAGCGCGTCTTCGCGCACTACCTCGGCAACGCGGAGGCGGCCGCCGTCTTCAAGGCCGCGCTGCGCATTCCCAACTTCCTCCAGAACCTCTTCGGCGAGGGCGTCCTCTCCGGCTCCTTCATCCCCGTGTACGCCGGGCTGCTGGGGCGCGACGAGGCGAAGGAGGCGGACCGCGTGGCGGGCGCGGTGTTCGGCCTGCTGTCGCTCATCACCGCCATCATGGTGGCGGCGGGCATGCTCGCCACGCCGCTCCTGGTGGACCTCATCGCCCCGGGCTTCGAGGGCCACTCGCGCGAATTGGCCATCACCGTGGTCCGCATCCTCTTCCCCGGCACGGGGATGCTGGTGCTGAGCGCATGGTGCCTGGGCATCCTCAACAGCCACCGCCGCTTCCTGCTGTCGTACCTGGCGCCGGTGGTGTGGAACATCGTCATCATCGCGACGCTGGTCATCGCCGGTGGCCGCTATACCGAGGACCGGCTGGTGGAGGTGCTCGCCTACGGCGTGGTGCTGGGCTGCACCCTCCAGTTCGCGGTGCAGGTGCCGTCCACGCTGCGGCTCTTGGGCGGCTTCCGCCCAACTCTGTCGCTGGCCAGCGACTCCGTGCGCCAGGTGCTGAAGAACTTCGGCCCGGTGGTGCTGGGACGCGGCGTGGTGCAGTTCAGCGCGTGGGTGGACACCGCCTTCGCGACGCTCATCTCCAACCGCGCGGTGTCGTCGCTGCTGTACGCGCAGACCATCTACCTCATCCCGGTGAGCCTCTTCGGCATGGCGGTGTCCGCCGCGGAGCTGCCGGAGATGTCGCGCGCCTCGGGCGAGGGCCAGGACGTGGCCGCGAAGCTGCGCGAGCGCATCGGCAACGGCGCGCGGCGCATCGCCTTCTGGGTGGTGCCCTCCGCCGCCGCGTTCCTCTTCCTCGGGGACATGGTGGCCGCGGCGCTGTTGCAGACGGGCCGCTTCAACGCGGCGGATTCGCGCTACCTCTGGTACCTGCTGATGGGCGCGGCGGTCGGCCTCGTGGCCTCCACCGTGGGTCGTCTCTACTCCTCTGCCTTCTACGCGCTGAAGGACCCGAAGACGCCGCTGCGCTACGCCATCGTACGTGTGTCCACTGGCGCCCTGGGCGCGTGGCTCCTGGGCCTGAAGCTCCCGGGCTGGGTGGGCCTGCCCGAGCACCTGGGCGCGGTGGGCCTCACGCTGGCGGGCGGCACGGTGGCCTGGGTGGAGGCCAGCCTCCTGCGGCGCAAGCTCGTGAAGCAGATTGGGAAGGTGGGCGTGCCCGACGGGCTGCTGCCCCGGCTGTGGCTGGCCGCGGGCGTCGCCGGGCTGGTGTCCCTGGGCATCAAGCTGGGGCTCGCGTCCCTGCTCGGCCCCATGCCCGGCGTGGCGGCGGAGTGGGGCGGAACACTGCTCCTTCCCCCCCGGTTGCACCCGGTTGTTGGCTTCCTGGCGACGGCGATTCCCTTCGGCGCGGTGTATTTCGCGCTGGCTGCCGCGCTGGGTGTTCCGGAGGCCGGAGCGGTGTTCCGCAAGGTCGGCCGCAAGCTTGGGCTGGTGCGCTAA
- a CDS encoding ferritin has product MAGTPDSDLDDVARIRRVLARELETINEYEAFARASSSPDVRAFFLHLAAEEKEHVSEAVHMLRLLDGGQDTHFTKPVATGHFEAAAGAGAPAAPMASERAAPSAPPPPTATVNGRNGRLEPPTSLPPQRLMYGLPAPPPAVESHPLTVGSLRRGGGGGGSGGSGR; this is encoded by the coding sequence ATGGCCGGAACCCCCGACAGCGACCTGGACGACGTGGCGCGCATCCGCCGCGTGCTGGCCCGCGAGCTGGAGACCATCAACGAATACGAGGCCTTCGCCCGGGCCTCCTCCTCTCCCGACGTCCGCGCCTTCTTCCTGCACCTGGCCGCCGAGGAGAAGGAGCACGTCTCCGAGGCCGTCCACATGCTGCGCCTGCTGGACGGCGGCCAGGACACGCACTTCACGAAGCCCGTGGCCACCGGCCACTTCGAGGCGGCCGCGGGTGCCGGTGCGCCCGCCGCTCCCATGGCGTCCGAGCGGGCGGCCCCTTCAGCGCCGCCTCCTCCGACGGCCACCGTGAATGGCCGCAATGGCCGCCTCGAGCCTCCCACGTCGCTGCCTCCGCAGCGGCTCATGTACGGACTTCCCGCTCCGCCGCCCGCAGTGGAGTCCCACCCACTCACCGTCGGCTCGCTCCGCCGGGGTGGTGGCGGTGGTGGTAGCGGTGGCAGCGGTCGCTGA
- the encA gene encoding encapsulin nanocompartment shell protein EncA: MPDFLGHAENPLREEEWARLNETVIQVARRSLVGRRILDIYGPLGAGVQTVPYDEFQGVSPGAVDIVGEQETAMVFTDARKFKTIPIIYKDFLLHWRDIEAARTHNMPLDVSAAAGAAALCAQQEDELIFYGDVRLGYEGLMTANGRLTVPLGNWTVAGGGFQAIVDSTRKLNEHGHFGPYAVVLSPRLYSQLHRIYEKTGVLEIETIRQLASDGVYQSNRLRGDSGVVVSTGRENMDLAVSMDMVAAYLGASRMNHPFRVLEALLLRIKHPDAICTLEGPGAADAPSAPSHRR; this comes from the coding sequence ATGCCTGACTTCCTTGGACATGCCGAGAACCCCCTCCGCGAAGAGGAGTGGGCGCGCCTGAACGAGACCGTCATCCAGGTGGCTCGGCGGTCGCTGGTCGGCCGTCGCATCCTGGACATCTACGGTCCGCTGGGCGCGGGCGTGCAGACGGTGCCCTACGACGAGTTCCAGGGCGTGTCCCCCGGCGCGGTGGACATCGTCGGTGAGCAGGAGACCGCGATGGTCTTCACCGACGCGCGCAAGTTCAAGACCATCCCCATCATCTACAAGGACTTCCTGCTGCACTGGCGCGACATCGAGGCCGCGCGCACGCACAACATGCCGCTGGACGTGTCCGCCGCCGCGGGCGCCGCCGCGCTGTGCGCGCAGCAGGAGGACGAGCTCATCTTCTACGGCGACGTGCGCCTGGGCTACGAGGGGCTGATGACGGCCAACGGCCGGCTCACCGTGCCGCTCGGTAACTGGACGGTGGCGGGCGGCGGCTTCCAGGCCATCGTCGACTCCACGCGCAAGCTGAACGAGCACGGCCACTTCGGCCCGTACGCCGTGGTGCTGTCGCCGCGGCTGTACTCGCAGCTGCACCGCATCTACGAGAAGACGGGCGTGCTGGAGATCGAGACCATCCGCCAGCTCGCGTCGGACGGCGTGTACCAGTCCAACCGCCTGCGCGGGGACTCCGGCGTGGTGGTGTCCACGGGCCGGGAGAACATGGACCTCGCCGTGTCCATGGACATGGTGGCCGCGTACCTGGGCGCCTCGCGGATGAACCACCCGTTCCGCGTGCTGGAGGCACTGCTCTTGCGCATCAAGCACCCGGACGCCATCTGCACCCTCGAGGGCCCCGGCGCCGCTGACGCTCCTTCGGCCCCCTCGCATCGCCGCTAG
- a CDS encoding sigma-54-dependent transcriptional regulator, protein MAKVLVIDDEANLRKVLAAMLRRDGFDVTVAENGEQGLAEFHKNGADIVVTDLVMPKVGGMEVLGTVRAANPDVPVIIITAHGTVDSAVDAIKAGAFDYITKPFDQVELSSVVAKAAKTNESARRSVRADVKARAAIIGDSAQIQEVYKIIDKVADTPSTVLITGESGTGKELIATALHGASSRRDKPFIKINCAAIPATLLESELFGYEKGAFTGAVTSKPGRFELADEGTLFLDEIGEIPVEMQVKLLRALQEGEFERVGGIKTTRVDVRLVAATNRDLQAEIEAGRFRKDLYYRLAVVPITLPALRERRSDIPMLARHFVDKYNKRLNKKIEGIAEDAMALLQGYAWPGNIRELENLIERVLLFADGPLITVKDLPEPVRSGAGVQAGAASPAPSPSMEVPTGEVGLKDIVRMKAAELERDLIVKKLEETGGNVTRAARLLQISRKSLQTKMKEFGLRDTTPDGQDEGTDE, encoded by the coding sequence ATGGCAAAAGTCCTGGTCATCGACGACGAGGCGAACCTCCGCAAGGTGCTCGCGGCGATGCTGAGACGGGACGGCTTCGACGTCACCGTCGCGGAGAATGGCGAGCAGGGGCTCGCCGAGTTCCACAAGAACGGCGCGGACATCGTGGTGACGGACCTGGTGATGCCCAAGGTGGGCGGCATGGAGGTGCTGGGCACCGTCCGCGCCGCCAACCCGGACGTGCCCGTCATCATCATCACCGCGCACGGCACGGTGGACTCCGCCGTGGACGCCATCAAGGCCGGCGCCTTCGACTACATCACCAAGCCCTTCGACCAGGTGGAGCTGTCCTCCGTCGTCGCCAAGGCCGCCAAGACGAACGAGAGCGCCCGCCGCTCCGTGCGTGCGGACGTCAAGGCGCGCGCCGCCATCATCGGCGACTCAGCTCAGATTCAAGAGGTCTACAAGATCATCGACAAGGTGGCGGACACGCCCTCCACGGTGCTCATCACCGGCGAGAGCGGCACCGGCAAGGAGCTCATCGCCACCGCGCTGCACGGCGCCTCCAGCCGGCGCGACAAGCCGTTCATCAAGATCAACTGCGCGGCCATTCCCGCCACGCTGCTGGAGAGCGAGCTGTTCGGCTACGAGAAGGGCGCCTTCACTGGCGCCGTGACGTCGAAGCCCGGGCGCTTCGAGCTGGCCGACGAGGGCACCCTCTTCCTGGACGAGATTGGCGAAATCCCGGTGGAGATGCAGGTGAAGCTCTTGCGCGCGCTCCAGGAGGGCGAGTTCGAGCGCGTGGGCGGCATCAAGACGACGCGCGTCGACGTGCGCCTCGTGGCCGCCACCAACCGCGACCTCCAGGCGGAGATTGAAGCGGGCCGCTTCCGCAAGGACCTGTACTACCGGCTCGCGGTAGTGCCCATCACCCTGCCCGCCCTGCGCGAGCGCCGCAGCGACATCCCCATGCTCGCCCGGCACTTCGTGGACAAATACAACAAGCGCCTCAACAAGAAGATTGAAGGCATCGCCGAGGACGCCATGGCCCTGCTCCAGGGCTACGCGTGGCCGGGCAACATCCGCGAGCTCGAGAACCTCATCGAGCGTGTGCTGCTCTTCGCGGACGGGCCGCTCATCACCGTCAAGGACCTGCCCGAGCCGGTCCGCAGCGGAGCGGGCGTTCAAGCGGGCGCCGCCTCGCCGGCCCCGTCGCCGTCCATGGAGGTGCCCACGGGTGAGGTGGGGCTCAAGGACATCGTCCGCATGAAGGCGGCCGAGCTGGAGCGCGACCTCATCGTGAAGAAGCTGGAAGAGACGGGCGGCAACGTCACGCGGGCCGCCCGCCTGCTTCAAATCAGCCGCAAGTCGCTGCAGACGAAGATGAAGGAATTCGGCCTGCGCGACACCACACCAGACGGGCAGGACGAAGGAACCGACGAGTAG
- a CDS encoding peptidoglycan DD-metalloendopeptidase family protein, translating to MRPNLPTLGAPPKRSPLGPVVAVSLILGGAAGGVWWWKQRMASATEQAEQASAPVAPADAGAVAAAAPAAPPAPVDPVKAAGLERVSVRIDGPLETALNAAAGPEVGPALAQVVTRTLVWWVEVPGEILRGDTLDVLYQRRDGEEPLVHAVRFTSGKLGKTLSAYRFQGEGEKNARYYLSNGDELEMRLEKSPIDDYEQVTSLLRDGRRHKGVDFRTPVGTPVKAPFNGVVKRKNWNWGSNGNCVELVESGGRGRRALFLHLEELPKSLQPGARFTTGQVIASSGNTGHSFAPHLHYQLMLGEEKVLDPFEQHKTYRRSLNTANKASFETEMRRLDGLLGTSVAGK from the coding sequence ATGCGGCCGAACCTTCCCACCCTCGGTGCCCCTCCGAAGCGCAGCCCGCTCGGACCGGTGGTCGCCGTGTCCCTCATCCTCGGCGGAGCCGCCGGTGGCGTGTGGTGGTGGAAGCAGCGGATGGCGAGTGCCACGGAGCAGGCCGAGCAGGCCTCCGCCCCCGTGGCCCCAGCGGATGCAGGTGCCGTCGCCGCAGCGGCGCCCGCCGCTCCGCCGGCGCCAGTGGACCCGGTGAAGGCCGCCGGCCTGGAGCGCGTCTCGGTGCGCATCGACGGCCCGCTGGAGACGGCCCTCAACGCCGCCGCCGGCCCGGAAGTGGGCCCCGCGCTGGCGCAGGTGGTGACGCGCACGCTGGTGTGGTGGGTGGAGGTGCCGGGCGAAATCCTCCGCGGCGACACGCTCGACGTGCTGTACCAGCGCCGTGACGGCGAGGAGCCCCTCGTGCACGCGGTGCGCTTCACCAGCGGCAAGCTGGGCAAGACGCTCAGCGCCTACCGCTTCCAGGGCGAGGGCGAGAAGAACGCCCGCTACTACCTCTCCAACGGCGATGAGCTGGAGATGCGCCTGGAGAAGTCCCCCATCGACGACTACGAGCAGGTGACGTCGCTGCTGCGCGACGGCCGCCGCCACAAGGGTGTGGACTTCCGCACCCCGGTGGGCACTCCCGTCAAGGCGCCCTTCAACGGCGTGGTGAAGCGGAAGAACTGGAACTGGGGCAGCAACGGCAACTGCGTGGAGCTGGTGGAGTCCGGCGGCCGTGGACGGCGCGCCCTCTTCCTGCACCTGGAGGAGCTGCCGAAGAGCCTCCAGCCCGGCGCCCGCTTCACCACGGGCCAGGTCATCGCGTCCAGCGGCAACACGGGCCACTCCTTCGCCCCGCACCTGCACTACCAGCTCATGCTGGGCGAGGAGAAGGTCCTGGACCCCTTCGAGCAGCACAAGACGTACCGCCGCTCGCTGAATACGGCCAACAAGGCCAGCTTCGAGACCGAGATGCGCCGGCTGGACGGGCTCCTCGGCACCTCCGTGGCCGGGAAGTAA
- the rsmI gene encoding 16S rRNA (cytidine(1402)-2'-O)-methyltransferase — MAGTLYLVATPIGNLGDMTARALQTLRDVRFIACEDTRHSRVLLDHFGIGGKDLVSLPAFAEGQRAGRILDRIAEGEDCALVTDAGSPAISDPGEKLVAEALERGLTVVPIPGPTALVAALSASGLPTGRFHFLGFLPRKGAERRTMLEEVANLSATLVLYESPRRVGETLPDLLEAWGDRRACVARELTKLHEEFARGTLSELAARYAAEEPRGEVVVLVEGRTGERRWSEEELKKALEEGLSRGEKLKALSTELARRAGWAGQDVYRLGLSLKR, encoded by the coding sequence ATGGCTGGAACGCTCTACCTGGTGGCCACGCCCATCGGGAACCTGGGGGACATGACGGCGCGCGCGCTGCAGACGCTGCGCGACGTGCGCTTCATCGCCTGCGAGGACACGCGCCACTCGCGCGTGCTGCTGGACCACTTCGGCATCGGCGGGAAGGACCTGGTGAGCCTGCCGGCCTTCGCTGAAGGCCAGCGCGCCGGGCGCATCCTGGACCGGATTGCGGAGGGCGAGGACTGCGCGCTGGTGACGGACGCCGGCAGCCCGGCCATCAGCGACCCCGGCGAGAAGCTGGTGGCCGAGGCGCTGGAGCGCGGCCTGACGGTGGTGCCCATTCCGGGGCCCACGGCCCTCGTCGCGGCGCTGAGCGCGTCGGGGCTGCCCACCGGGCGCTTCCACTTCCTGGGCTTCCTCCCACGCAAGGGCGCGGAGCGGCGGACCATGCTGGAGGAGGTGGCCAACCTGTCCGCCACGCTGGTGCTCTACGAGTCCCCGCGCCGCGTGGGTGAGACGCTGCCGGACCTGCTCGAGGCCTGGGGAGACCGGCGCGCCTGCGTGGCGCGAGAGCTGACGAAGCTGCACGAGGAGTTCGCCCGGGGCACGCTGTCGGAGCTGGCGGCGCGCTACGCGGCGGAGGAGCCCCGGGGCGAGGTGGTGGTGCTCGTGGAGGGCCGCACCGGCGAGCGCCGCTGGTCCGAGGAGGAGCTGAAGAAGGCGCTGGAGGAGGGCCTGTCGCGAGGCGAGAAGCTCAAGGCGCTGAGCACCGAGCTGGCCCGTCGCGCGGGCTGGGCCGGTCAGGACGTCTACCGGCTGGGACTGTCGCTGAAGCGCTGA
- a CDS encoding YraN family protein, with product MRGAEPRERRQYGDAAEEAAVAFLEAQGWKVLARNWTCRYGELDVVAERGDTLCFVEVRMRSTAVWGDPAHTVSFAKQRRVVKAALHYLFAYGLGERMIRFDVISVVGRGERATVEHIPGAFDAGM from the coding sequence ATGCGGGGAGCGGAGCCGCGAGAGCGGCGGCAGTACGGGGATGCGGCCGAGGAAGCCGCGGTGGCCTTCCTGGAGGCCCAGGGCTGGAAGGTGCTGGCGCGCAACTGGACGTGCCGCTACGGAGAGCTGGACGTGGTGGCCGAGCGCGGGGACACCCTGTGCTTCGTGGAGGTGCGGATGCGCTCCACGGCCGTGTGGGGAGACCCGGCGCACACGGTGTCTTTCGCCAAGCAGCGTCGGGTGGTGAAGGCCGCGCTGCACTACCTCTTCGCCTACGGCCTGGGCGAGCGGATGATTCGCTTCGACGTGATTTCAGTGGTGGGGCGCGGCGAGCGCGCCACCGTGGAGCACATCCCCGGCGCCTTCGACGCGGGCATGTGA
- a CDS encoding chromosome segregation protein SMC — protein MQFAEVAVQNVRGFSPAGRFALKAGYLVLKPPAAEASPLAGLSLALLFADGRGGDASFMAPGAKTAKAALTFVGVDGVTYRVLRELGGSGTLHRMNKATNQAELVSSDTSEIGQFLRGQVGLPPRTTFEQLYCLQPAQLPSRRPRKAAAAAKQDPKTSGKYPSLASASTVMPAEDISAAEAKLRALEQELVGSTEVDQLQFKADGLQSQLFEADQRLKSTEGLKVAISEAEANWRAAPTPESLGLPQDIRSRAQRYPKVVAKRDEALARLNQDREAGVEVAAPYVEPLKENRLFWGGLGAGVLFLALGLGLGLGVDNTFRYVALLDIPAFGVAAFMALRHVDDLQKASRQGTKENRFEAREKKILDEFEAEAAPLRMAQKALGVEEFEEIVPMLERKELLAARVVELKEQLAGVEADPEYVAASSQRQVLKDELEAVNAELTQKGSYVRDIREVEREIGRVKESILLARAPRPAAAPGPDGAPPAVEPLEDPSPVLLSQAADVFTTDVSAVQGLLKERCLQYLTALTDRRYQGIEWDREGRAFALAQGKRIPVGELPPKDLDLYYLALRMTVVEKASARVKRPFLLEDVFAGMEEVKLPLIARMLKHLGTLTQVLHVTGHPGFAQMSDGTVNV, from the coding sequence ATGCAATTCGCCGAGGTCGCCGTCCAGAATGTCCGGGGCTTCTCTCCCGCGGGGCGCTTTGCGCTCAAAGCCGGGTACCTCGTCCTCAAGCCACCCGCGGCGGAGGCGAGCCCGCTGGCGGGCCTGTCGCTCGCGCTGCTCTTCGCCGACGGGCGCGGCGGTGACGCCAGCTTCATGGCCCCCGGGGCGAAGACGGCCAAGGCGGCCCTCACCTTCGTGGGCGTGGACGGCGTCACGTACCGCGTGCTGCGCGAACTGGGTGGCTCTGGGACGCTGCACCGGATGAACAAGGCCACGAATCAGGCGGAGCTGGTGTCCTCGGACACGTCTGAGATTGGCCAGTTCCTCCGGGGCCAGGTGGGCCTGCCGCCGCGCACCACCTTCGAGCAGCTGTACTGCCTGCAGCCCGCGCAGCTCCCGTCGAGGCGCCCGCGCAAGGCGGCCGCCGCGGCGAAGCAGGACCCGAAGACGTCCGGGAAGTACCCGTCGCTGGCGTCGGCCTCCACGGTGATGCCCGCCGAGGACATCTCCGCCGCCGAGGCGAAGCTGCGCGCGCTGGAGCAGGAACTGGTGGGCTCCACCGAGGTGGATCAGCTCCAGTTCAAGGCGGACGGCCTGCAGTCGCAGCTCTTCGAGGCGGACCAGCGCCTGAAGAGCACCGAGGGGCTGAAGGTGGCCATCTCGGAGGCGGAGGCCAACTGGAGGGCCGCGCCCACGCCGGAGTCGCTCGGGCTGCCGCAGGACATCCGTTCCCGTGCGCAGCGCTACCCCAAGGTGGTGGCGAAGCGCGACGAGGCCCTCGCGCGGCTCAACCAGGACCGCGAGGCGGGCGTCGAGGTGGCGGCTCCGTACGTGGAGCCGCTCAAGGAGAACCGCCTCTTCTGGGGAGGACTGGGCGCGGGCGTCCTCTTCCTCGCGCTGGGGCTGGGCCTGGGGCTCGGCGTGGACAACACCTTCCGCTACGTCGCGCTGCTGGACATCCCCGCGTTCGGCGTGGCGGCCTTCATGGCGCTGCGCCACGTGGATGACCTGCAGAAGGCGTCCCGGCAGGGCACGAAGGAGAACCGGTTCGAGGCCCGCGAGAAGAAGATTCTCGACGAGTTCGAGGCCGAGGCCGCGCCGCTGCGCATGGCGCAGAAGGCGCTCGGCGTGGAGGAGTTCGAGGAAATCGTCCCCATGCTGGAGCGCAAGGAGCTGCTGGCCGCGCGCGTGGTGGAGCTGAAGGAGCAGCTCGCGGGCGTGGAGGCGGACCCGGAATACGTGGCGGCCTCCAGCCAGCGGCAGGTGCTGAAGGACGAGCTGGAGGCGGTCAACGCGGAGCTGACGCAGAAGGGCTCGTACGTGCGCGACATCCGCGAGGTGGAGCGCGAGATTGGTCGCGTGAAGGAGTCCATCCTGTTGGCCCGTGCGCCCCGCCCGGCGGCCGCTCCAGGGCCGGATGGTGCCCCTCCCGCGGTGGAGCCGCTGGAGGACCCGTCGCCCGTGCTGCTCTCGCAGGCCGCGGACGTGTTCACCACGGACGTGTCGGCCGTGCAGGGCCTGCTGAAGGAGCGCTGCCTCCAGTACCTCACCGCGCTGACGGACCGGCGCTACCAGGGAATCGAGTGGGACCGCGAGGGTCGCGCCTTCGCGCTCGCACAGGGCAAGCGCATCCCCGTGGGCGAGCTGCCGCCGAAGGACCTGGACCTCTACTACCTGGCGCTGCGGATGACGGTGGTGGAGAAGGCGAGCGCCCGGGTGAAGCGGCCCTTCCTGCTGGAGGACGTCTTCGCCGGCATGGAGGAGGTGAAGCTGCCCCTCATCGCCCGCATGTTGAAGCACCTGGGCACGCTGACGCAGGTGCTGCACGTCACCGGGCACCCCGGCTTCGCGCAGATGTCGGACGGCACCGTTAACGTGTAG
- the rplS gene encoding 50S ribosomal protein L19, with protein sequence MRNAAIQHVEAKFLRQDVTAFRPGDSVRVHWKVKEGDKERVQAFEGVVIRLSGRAHRATFAVRKTSFGVGVERIFPLHSPRYEKIEVLSRGDVNRSRLFYLRNLKGKAARVDVQEEATPAPAAKKA encoded by the coding sequence ATGCGTAACGCCGCCATTCAGCACGTCGAGGCCAAGTTCCTGCGCCAGGACGTCACCGCCTTCCGTCCTGGTGACTCCGTGCGCGTCCACTGGAAGGTCAAGGAGGGCGACAAGGAGCGCGTCCAGGCGTTCGAGGGCGTCGTCATCCGCCTGAGCGGCCGCGCCCACCGCGCCACCTTCGCGGTGCGCAAGACGTCCTTCGGCGTCGGCGTGGAGCGCATCTTCCCGCTGCACAGCCCCCGCTACGAGAAGATTGAAGTTCTCTCGCGCGGCGACGTGAACCGCAGCCGCCTGTTCTACCTCCGCAACCTCAAGGGCAAGGCCGCCCGCGTGGATGTGCAGGAGGAGGCGACTCCCGCCCCTGCCGCCAAGAAGGCCTGA
- the trmD gene encoding tRNA (guanosine(37)-N1)-methyltransferase TrmD, with protein MSAPYPVEILTLFPGMVSSYLGASILGKAQEKGLLSATVTDVREYAEGKHRVTDDAPYGGGAGMVMKPDPLVAAIEAAKARLPGAKALLMSPRGPTFTQATARELVRHEAGLILVCGRYEGVDERVMAHLDGELSLGDFVLTGGEIAALAVVDAVARLVPGVLGNVDSSVTESFEEGMLEHPQYTRPPVFRGVEVPAVLQSGDHARIARWRRWKSLVLTRERRPDLFARLQLSAADQKLLARREEEL; from the coding sequence ATGAGCGCGCCGTACCCGGTGGAAATCCTCACGCTGTTCCCGGGCATGGTGTCCAGCTACCTGGGGGCGAGCATCCTCGGGAAGGCCCAGGAGAAGGGGCTCCTGTCCGCCACCGTCACAGACGTGCGCGAGTACGCCGAGGGCAAGCACCGCGTGACGGACGACGCGCCCTACGGCGGCGGCGCCGGCATGGTGATGAAGCCGGATCCGCTGGTGGCCGCGATTGAAGCCGCCAAGGCTCGGCTGCCCGGGGCGAAGGCGCTCCTGATGAGCCCGCGCGGGCCCACCTTCACCCAGGCCACGGCGCGCGAGTTGGTGCGCCACGAGGCCGGGCTGATCCTCGTGTGCGGCCGCTACGAGGGCGTGGACGAGCGGGTGATGGCGCACCTGGACGGCGAGTTGTCCCTGGGCGACTTCGTGCTCACGGGCGGCGAAATCGCGGCGCTGGCCGTGGTGGATGCCGTCGCGCGGCTCGTCCCCGGGGTGCTGGGCAATGTCGACTCGTCCGTCACGGAGAGCTTCGAGGAGGGGATGCTGGAGCACCCCCAGTACACCCGCCCGCCCGTCTTCCGGGGCGTCGAGGTGCCCGCCGTCCTCCAGTCCGGGGACCATGCGCGCATTGCCCGCTGGCGCCGGTGGAAGTCGCTCGTCCTCACGCGCGAGCGGAGGCCGGACCTGTTTGCCCGGCTGCAGCTCTCGGCGGCCGACCAGAAATTGCTGGCCCGCCGGGAGGAAGAGCTGTAA
- the rimM gene encoding ribosome maturation factor RimM (Essential for efficient processing of 16S rRNA) — translation MTPHLELGYVARAHGLRGEVAIRTFDPASEALDVVERVLVRTRSGEERELWLEAVRPTPKENIVVLEGVDSRNAAEALVGAKVFVFREDLEPPAEGEFFQGDLVGLTAVDESGAELGHVEEIWATGEVPNLVIRAPKRPELVVPFADEFVPTVDMDARRIVIRPPEYVEVGRPEKKAPVAAAGAEAKEDSGDAE, via the coding sequence GTGACGCCCCACCTCGAGCTCGGCTACGTCGCGCGAGCGCACGGGCTGCGCGGCGAGGTGGCCATCCGCACGTTCGACCCGGCCTCCGAGGCGCTCGATGTCGTCGAGCGCGTCCTCGTGCGCACCCGCTCCGGCGAGGAGCGCGAGCTGTGGCTGGAAGCGGTACGTCCCACCCCCAAGGAGAACATCGTCGTCCTCGAGGGCGTGGACTCGCGCAACGCGGCCGAGGCGCTCGTGGGCGCCAAGGTGTTCGTCTTCCGCGAGGACTTGGAGCCCCCGGCCGAGGGCGAGTTCTTCCAGGGCGACCTGGTGGGCCTCACCGCCGTGGACGAGTCCGGCGCGGAGCTGGGCCACGTGGAGGAGATCTGGGCCACCGGCGAGGTGCCCAACCTCGTCATCCGCGCGCCGAAGCGCCCGGAGCTGGTGGTGCCCTTCGCGGACGAGTTCGTCCCCACCGTGGACATGGACGCGCGGCGCATCGTGATCCGCCCGCCCGAGTACGTGGAAGTGGGGCGGCCCGAGAAGAAGGCGCCGGTGGCAGCGGCCGGGGCTGAGGCGAAAGAGGACTCCGGGGACGCGGAATGA